The following are encoded together in the Penicillium digitatum chromosome 3, complete sequence genome:
- a CDS encoding P-type ATPase, putative — MGSRPQSPSGTGPVDLSMPRHGLRRDSMRSSMSVISDVEMARNEVFDGPISESIPSSVVSFAHRRDRAGSTVSFTYFQDGEDFAEWSTEDAVDDQSEIDAESLHGIGDADLESSRGSFVSKRMSTSRDSVEHPLLSRYISASSYGRDRRTGSRLNQKVYIASEDLTAVFAGFSTSPGGFAVYAALCILTGGFAWLLFRWLPRWRVKLIGKATPIGKCQWVAIEDQWNQFTIHEVGSQPYGRPLSTVFADSLNHTYNEDNDPTIASLHFIDYRYLKFFYHPIEDKFSMINGWKDPSWANAKIMRSGLDADERDSREQIFGSNAIEIDQKTIPQLLVDEAFHPFYIFQIASLVLWSMDEYYYYAVCIFLISFFSIATTVLETKSTMSRLREISLFECDVRVLRNGFWRSVSSQELVPGDVYEFSDPSLNQVPCDCILLSGDCIVNESMLTGESVPVSKIPLTDEGLKFLDLSTPSIHPHIAKHFLFCGTKVIRARRPQNVDDDEAVALAIVMRTGFLTTKGALVRSMLFPKPSGFKFYRDSFRYIAVMGVVALLGFVASFINFVRLGLAWHLIIIRALDLITIVVPPALSATLTIGTNFALSRLKKQNIFCISPQKVNVGGKLDIVCFDKTGTLTEDGLDVLGARIVTRDKRFSELLSETSDGFLRPSPNANSAYDIEKQRKIMHAMATCHSLRVVDNELLGDPLDVKMFQFTKWTFEEGGNHVSDQTNPKYDTIAPSVAKPPQRQTGDEQDAINPLELGVLRSFEFVSNLRRASVVVRKFGDNGASLFVKGAPESIKDICIPGTLPSDYEDLLNYYTHKGYRVIACASKYERKLSWMKVQKMSRMDAESNLEFLGFIIFENKLKPSTAGVISELNEAGIRNVMCTGDNILTAISVARECNMLGRDEPCFIPHFVEAPGFSSKDSLKWECVDNSDLQLDPRTLLPINTAETDLSIPGNFLIEREYSVAVTGDAFRWLVDFGNEDVLNKVLVCGKVFARMSPDEKHELVEKLQSIDYCCGFCGDGANDCGALKAADVGISLSDAEASVAAPFTSRLFEISCVPTVIREGRAALVTSFSCFKFMSLYSAIQFCSVSFLYTSGSNLGDFQFLFIDLVLIMPIAVFMGWADPSPTLSRKRPTADLVSRKVLTPLLGQILLVVLSQFAVFETVQLQPWFLPPQLDLEKSNIVNSENTALFLFSCFQYIFISVVLSAGPPFRKPMTQNVPYLCAIIVNILISGYMLFRPSDWVSEVMQLTFMSDVFKLWLLALAFGIFVLSWTAEKNIFIRVAQILGHARARLQPHYRKKRRMYKVLLEALRL; from the exons ATGGGAAGCCGTCCGCAGTCTCCCTCGGGGACCGGTCCCGTGGACCTCTCCATGCCTCGACATGGACTGCGACGCGATTCCATGCGAAGCAG CATGAGTGTCATATCGGACGTGGAGATGGCCCGTAATGAG GTCTTCGATGGCCCAATCTCGGAAAGCATTCCATCCAGCGTTGTCTCGTTTGCGCACCGTCGGGATCGAGCAGGCTCTACGGTGAGCTTTACATACTTTCAGGACGGGGAAGACTTCGCAGAATGGTCGACCGAAGATGCAGTGGATGATCAAAGCGAAATTGATGCAGAATCTCTACATGGGATCGGGGATGCAGATCTCGAGTCATCCAGGGGATCTTTTGTGTCGAAGCGGATGTCGACCTCTCGCGACTCGGTTGAACATCCACTTCTTTCTCGCTACATATCCGCCAGCTCGTACGGCCGAGACCGACGAACCGGCAGTCGTTTGAATCAAAAGGTCTATATTGCGTCGGAGGATTTGACAGCTGTCTTTGCTGGATTTTCCACGAGTCCGGGAGGGTTTGCTGTCTACGCTGCCCTTTGCATCTTGACCGGTGGATTTGCCTGGCTTCTCTTCCGATGGCTGCCACGATGGCGGGTAAAGTTGATTGGGAAGGCAACCCCGATAGGGAAATGTCAATGGGTGGCTATAGAG GACCAATGGAATCAATTCACCATCCATGAAGTTGGCAGCCAACCTTATGGACGCCCACTTTCCACGGTCTTCGCTGACTCACTAAATCACACCTACAATGAAGATAACGACCCGACCATTGCCTCTCTACACTTTATCGACTATCGATATTTGAAGTTCTTTTATCATCCAATCGAGGACAAGTTTTCTATGATAAATGGCTGGAAAGATCCCTCGTGGGCCAATGCCAAGATCATGCGAAGTGGATTGGATGCCGACGAACGAGATAGTAGGGAACAGATATTTGGAAGTAACGCTATCGAAATTGACCAAAAGACAATTCCTCAGCTTCTCGTCGACGAG GCTTTTCATCCCTTTTATATCTTCCAAATCGCAAGTCTAGTTTTGTGGTCCATGGATGAGTACTACTACTACGCCGTTTGCATCTTTCTTATATCGTTTTTCAGCATTGCAACAACCGTGTTAGAGACAAAATCA ACAATGAGTCGACTCAGGGAGATATCTCTCTTCGAGTGTGATGTTCGCGTTTTAAGAAATGGATTCT GGCGGTCCGTTTCTTCCCAAGAGCTGGTTCCTGGTGATGTATATGAATTCTCCGACCCATCGCTCAACCAGGTTCCGTGTGACTGCATCTTGTTGTCAGGGGACTGCATTGTGAATGAGAGCATGCTCACTG GTGAATCCGTCCCCGTGTCTAAAATACCACTCACCGATGAAGGCCTCAAGTTTCTGGATCTCAGTACCCCTTCTATCCACCCTCATATTGCAAAACACTTCCTTTTCTGCGGAACTAAAGTAATTCGAGCTAGACGACCCCAGAATgttgatgacgatgaagcAGTAGCATTGGCAATTGTCATGAGAACTGGATTTTTGACAACTAAGGGGGCTCTAGTTCGATCGATGCTTTTCCCAAAGCCTTCTGGATTCAAATTCTACCGAGATTCGTTCCGCTATATCGCCGTGATGGGGGTGGTTGCTCTTCTCGGATTTGTTGCTTCATTCATTAACTTTGTTCGATTGGGT CTCGCTTGGCATTTGATCATAATTCGAGCCCTCGATCTGATCACGATCGTTGTACCGCCAGCTCTCTCTGCCACACTTACCATCGGCACCAATTTTGCGCTTTCACGACTGAAAAAACAGAACATTTTCTGTATCAGCCCACAGAA GGTCAACGTGGGAGGAAAACTGGATATTGTTTGTTTCGATAAAACCGGAACTCTCACAGAAGATGGTTTAGATGTGCTAGGAGCGCGTATAGTTACCCGTGACAAAAG GTTTTCAGAGCTACTCTCTGAGACGTCTGACGGCTTTCTTCGTCCTTCCCCAAATGCTAACTCCGCATACGACATCGAAAAGCAACGCAAAATCATGCACGCCATGGCTACATGTCATTCCCTCAGGGTAGTAGATAATGAGCTTTTGGGAGATCCTCTCGATGTTAAGATGTTCCAATTTACCAAGTGGACGTTTGAGGAGGGAGGAAATCATGTTTCGGACCAGACAAACCCCAAATACGACACGATAGCGCCATCTGTTGCAAAGCCCCCTCAACGTCAGACCGGCGACGAACAAGATGCAATT AACCCCCTCGAGCTTGGAGTACTGCGGAGTTTCGAATTTGTTTCCAACCTTCGCCGCGCAAGTGTCGTCGTCAGAAAGTTTGGCGACAATGGAGCAAGTTTATTTGTCAAGGGTGCCCCAGAAAGTATTAAGGACATTTGCATTCCTGGAACAC TTCCTTCGGATTATGAAGATCTCCTGAATTACTACACTCACAAAGGATACCGTGTGATTGCCTGCGCTTCCAAGTACGAACGGAAGTTGAGCTGGATGAAAGTCCAAAAAATGTCGCGGATGGACGCCGAGTCTAACCTAGAATTCCTGGGCTTCATCATTTTCGAGAATAAGTTGAAACCCAGTACTGCCGGTGTGATTTCCGAGTTGAACGAGGCGGGGATTCGCAATGTAATGTGCACCGGTGACAATATTTTGACTGCCATCAGTGTTGCTCGTGAATGCAACATGCTTGGACGTGATGAACCATGTTTTATCCCGCACTTTGTTGAAG CGCCTGGTTTTTCATCCAAAGATTCTCTCAAATGGGAATGCGTGGACAACTCTGACCTCCAGTTGGACCCAAGAACACTCTTG CCCATAAACACCGCGGAGACCGACTTGTCAATTCCAGGAAACTTTCTCATTGAGCGTGAATATTCTGTCGCTGTCACAGGTGATGCATTTAGGTGGCTGGTTGACTTCGGGAATGAAGATGTACTCAACAAG GTACTTGTATGCGGCAAAGTGTTTGCCCGGATGTCCCCAGACGAGAAGCACGAATTGGTTGAGAAACTTCAGTCTATTGATTATTGCTGTGGCTTTTGCGGCGACGGTGCCAATGATTGTGGCGCTCTGAAAGCTGCAGATGTTGGTATCTCATTGTCGGACGCCGAGGCGTCCGTTGCTGCGCCCTTTACTAGCCGCCTATTCGAAATCTCCTGTGTTCCGACGGTGATTAGGGAGGGTCGGGCTGCTCTGGTGACAAGCTTCTCCTGCTTCAAGTTCATGAGTCTTTATTCCGCCATTCAGTTCTGCTCGGTTAGCTTCCTGTATACGTCGGGGTCAAATCTTGGTGATTTCCAG TTCCTTTTTATCGACCTTGTGCTCATTATGCCCATTGCAGTCTTCA TGGGCTGGGCCGATCCTTCCCCAACACTGTCTCGTAAACGACCAACCGCTGACCTCGTCTCACGCAAGGTATTGACACCTTTGCTCGGGCAGATCTTGCTGGTTGTGCTGTCACAGTTTGCAGTCTTTGAGACCGTTCAATTACAGCCCTG GTTCTTGCCGCCACAACTGGACCTTGAAAAGAGCAACATTGTCAACTCGGAGAATACGGCTTTGTTCTTGTTCTCCTGTTTCCAGTACATCTTCATCAGTGTTGTTCTGAGCGCGGGTCCGCCATTCCGGAAACCAATGACTCAGAATG TGCCGTATTTGTGTGCAATCATCGTTAACATTCTGATCTCGGGCTACATGCTCTTCAGACCATCCGACTGGGTGTCAGAGGTGATGCAACTGACTTTCATGTCCGATGTTTTCAAACTCTGGTTACTCGCGCTGGCATTTGGGATCTTCGTTCTGTCCTGGACAGCAGAGAAGAACATATTCATACGCGTGGCACAGATTCTTGGACATGCTCGTGCCCGCTTGCAGCCACACTATCGCAAGAAGCGCAGGATGTACAAAGTGTTGCTGGAGGCATTGCGCCTGTGA
- a CDS encoding Nucleosome assembly protein Nap1, putative: MSEPIRNKKADFLVAPTPQNTPANNAPISSHAQQPGVSSIEEESLDKATAASLFARNPALVSMIQGKLGQLVGRSSGYIESLHPSVRRRVAGLKGIQKEHSKLEAQFQEEVLELEKKYFGKFTPLYQRRSTIINGDIEPTEAEIEAGKEDEESDEEETEEEPKKEEEGEATNGIPEFWLSAMKNQISLAEMITDRDEEALKHLTDIRMEYLDRPGFRLIFEFSENEFFTNKTISKSYFYKDESGYGGDFIYDHADGSKIDWKEDKDLTIRLESKKQRNKNTKQTRVVKISVPTESFFNFFSPPQPPAADDESVASDIEERLELDYQLGEDIKEKLIPRAIDWFTGEALQFEEVGEDFDGDEFEDDEDDEDEDDDEEDLGSDRDVDEEDTDEEDGTSKPKKEAAECKQN; this comes from the exons ATGTCTGAACCCATCAGAAACAAGAAGGCGGACTTCCTGGTCGCACC GACCCCGCAAAACACGCCAGCCAACAATGCTCCCATCTCGTCTCATGCTCAGCAGCCTGGTGTATCCAGCATCGAAGAGG AATCCCTTGATAAAGCTACTGCTGCCTCGCTTTTCGCCCGCAACCCTGCTCTGGTCTCCATGATCCAAGGCAAGTTGGGCCAACTTGTCGGCCGCTCATCAGGCTACATTGAATCTCTCCACCCCTCCGTCCGCCGCCGCGTCGCTGGTCTCAAGGGTATTCAGAAGGAGCACTCTAAGCTCGAGGCTCAGTTCCAAGAGGAGGTTCTGGAACTTGAGAAGAAGTACTTTGGCAAGTTCACGCCCCTGTACCAGCGTCGTTCTACCATCATCAACGGCGATATTGAGCCAACCGAGGCCGAGATAGAGGCTGGaaaggaggacgaggagagtgatgaggaggagaccgaggaggagcccaagaaggaggaggagggtgaGGCCACCAACGGCATTCCCGAGTTCTGGCTTTCTGCCATGAAGAACCAGATCTCGCTTGCTGAGATGATCACCGATCGCGATGAGGAGGCTCTCAAGCACCTCACCGACATTCGCATGGAGTACCTTGACCGACCCGGATTCCGCCTCATTTTCGAGTTCTCTGAGAACGAGTTCTTCACCAACAAAACCATCTCCAAGTCATACTTCTACAAGGATGAGAGTGGATACGGTGGCGATTTCATTTACGACCACGCCGATGGATCTAAGATTGACTGGAAGGAGGACAAAGACCTGACCATCCGTCTGGAGAGCAAGAAGCAGCGTAACAAGA ACACCAAGCAGACCCGCGTTGTTAAGATCAGTGTGCCTACCGAgtccttcttcaacttcttcTCACCCCCACAGCCACCAGCTGCGGATGACGAGTCAGTCGCCAGCGACATTGAAGAGCGTTTGGAGCTTGATTACCAGCTTGGTGAGGATATCAAGGAGAAACTCATTCCCCGTGCTATTGACTGGTTCACCGGTGAAGCCCTCCAGTTTGAGGAGGTCGGTGAGGACTTTGATGGTGATGAgtttgaggatgatgaggatgatgaggatgaggatgatgacgaggaagatctCGGCTCGGACCGTGATGTGGATGAGGAGGACACAGACGAAGAG GATGGTACTTCCAAGCCCAAGAAGGAGGCCGCCGAGTGCAAGCAAAACTGA